The Metamycoplasma phocicerebrale genome includes a region encoding these proteins:
- a CDS encoding thermonuclease family protein, whose protein sequence is MKKKILIFSLIPLLTISSVGLVQCANTYSIDSLKKYNDIKNLEIKSYSILMESKIIEEANSIKSKPISNFYNEQGNKHLEIVLKLLKMVESKSINEISLSSTDSKINEKIQIINEITETLINKDNFIDNKVLAEYLIEYFYLRTSITNKKIHDEESFNEIIKKAIILAKKLRNLISQEYENLSPTQKDEYKNNHPNYKFIDNKISNSDLDKILNIEPISPDDDKPKPDDDKPNPEEDEQQEPNKISWIDKKNNQLILNKYIYKFSNEFKVMHATRVITLEKKDGDTTVFKNKNNNEYGKFRYSGVDTPETWKKVNGQFVPTDGLQLKYGTMAKNFTSKNLDEAKEIWVIPQKTISDYNKETNKEYYDHYGRIVGIIVVVNQKDEVFCLNEQLIFNGFAKVSYISLDKNSKYYTINENYYHWIKDSEKEARNNNKGIWGDDIKQIYPKKN, encoded by the coding sequence ATGAAAAAGAAAATACTTATTTTTAGTTTAATACCTCTATTGACAATTAGTTCAGTTGGTTTAGTTCAATGTGCTAATACTTACTCTATAGATTCATTAAAAAAATATAACGATATTAAAAATTTAGAAATAAAATCATATTCTATTTTAATGGAATCAAAAATTATTGAAGAAGCAAATTCTATTAAAAGCAAGCCAATTAGTAATTTTTATAACGAACAAGGAAACAAACATTTAGAAATCGTTTTAAAACTGCTAAAAATGGTGGAAAGCAAAAGCATTAACGAAATTTCTTTGTCTTCTACTGATTCAAAAATAAATGAAAAAATACAAATAATTAATGAAATAACAGAAACTTTAATAAATAAAGATAATTTTATAGATAACAAAGTTTTAGCGGAATATTTAATAGAATATTTTTATTTAAGAACATCAATAACTAATAAAAAAATTCATGACGAAGAATCTTTTAATGAAATAATTAAAAAAGCTATTATTTTAGCTAAAAAATTAAGAAATTTAATTTCTCAAGAATATGAAAATTTAAGTCCAACTCAAAAAGATGAATATAAAAATAATCATCCAAATTATAAATTTATTGATAACAAAATTAGCAATTCAGATTTAGATAAAATTTTAAATATAGAGCCAATAAGTCCAGATGATGATAAGCCTAAACCGGATGATGATAAACCTAACCCAGAAGAAGATGAACAACAAGAACCAAATAAAATTTCTTGAATAGATAAAAAAAATAATCAATTAATTTTAAATAAATATATTTATAAGTTTTCGAATGAATTTAAAGTAATGCATGCCACTAGAGTTATAACTTTAGAAAAAAAAGATGGAGACACAACTGTCTTTAAAAATAAAAACAATAATGAATATGGAAAATTTAGATATTCAGGAGTTGACACCCCTGAAACCTGAAAAAAAGTTAATGGACAATTCGTACCAACTGATGGGCTACAATTGAAGTATGGCACTATGGCTAAAAACTTTACTTCAAAAAATTTAGATGAAGCTAAAGAAATTTGGGTTATACCTCAAAAAACAATAAGCGATTATAACAAGGAAACAAATAAAGAGTATTATGACCATTATGGAAGAATTGTTGGAATAATTGTTGTAGTAAATCAAAAAGATGAAGTTTTTTGTTTGAATGAACAACTAATTTTTAATGGTTTTGCAAAAGTTAGCTATATTAGTTTAGACAAAAATAGCAAATATTATACAATAAATGAAAATTACTATCATTGAATTAAAGATTCAGAAAAAGAAGCTAGAAATAATAATAAGGGAATTTGGGGCGATGATATAAAACAAATATACCCTAAAAAGAATTAA